The following nucleotide sequence is from Paenibacillus odorifer.
TACCGAATTCAAGCATACTAATACGCACGTCCGCATCTATAGGGTGACCAGCAGTATATACGCCTACTCTAGGTCCAAAGAGAACATTGTTACCAATCGTTACTTTAGCTACATCAAGGATAATGCAGTCAAAATTAGCGTAGAAGTTATTGCCAACGGTAATATTACTGCCGTAATCACAACGGAAGGGAGGTTCAACATATAATGATTCTCCTGTAGACTCAAATAATTGCTTGAGTAGTTCTACTCTATATTCACCTTGTTCTTCCGTCGTATTGTTAAATAAACGAGTGAGCATTCTGGATCTTTTGTTATCCTTTGCTAATTCTTCACCGCCTGCCATATATAGCTTTCCTGCGATCATGTTTTCTTTGTTTGTTGCCATTCGTAGTTCCTCCTGAAGTGTATGTTAGTTTTATGTTTTTAACGGCGCTTCTCAACCAACTGCAATGAGTAGGTTAAGCTTTCAAGTGTGATCGCAATTAATCCGTTCATGTAATGATCATCAGGTTGATCCAGCACAATTAAGTGAGGCATATGCTCCTCTGGAATCACTTCCAGACAACGTTGATAAATCGGCCGCACATTCTCTTGTTTGACTTGTTCTCCTGTGAGAGCTATGGTCTCTGGATTAATAATTGCAATCAGGGACGATATAGTGTGAGCCGCCAAAGGGATGAAGGTATCCGTGTGGTCCAAGCTACTCAATTGCTGTTCACGCGAGATTCCAAACGGTAAAAAAGAGACTTCACCAGCAAATCTAGTATTACCTTTGTGGATATGCCCGTCGATCATCATCCCGGCGCCTGGAAAAGCTCCTTTGATAAAGGTCACCACGACAATGGTTTTATCCTCTTCATAATCCTGCTGTTTATAGAACCCGTAAACGGTCAGATTCATATCATTTTCAATCGTGACTTCAAGCTCGTATTTTTCTCTGAGCAGTGATTCTAAGGGAGCATTAATTAACTCTTTAATGTCACAGATATTAATGACACCTTGGTGAGCAAGGCCGGGAATTCCAATCCCGACTGCCTTGATGTTGTTATATTGTTGGATAAGCGTATCCAGCAGATGGTCGATGGCTGCAGCATCTATGTACTCTAATTCCATCCATCCATGATCCACACGATCACCAACTGAATTGGTCACCGCATAGGTTATGGATTTCTGGCCATCCTCAATTTTGGCATAGATACATGCAATATAGGAAAAATCAGCGTTATAGATAAATCGTCTGGCCGGTCGACCTCCATTTGATGCCTCCAGTTCAGTCTCAATGACTTCACCAGTCTCCAGAAGTTCATTCAGGATATTTCCGCAGGTAGCAATACTTAATCCGGTGGCACTTGCAATCGTGGATTTGGTTCCTTCTTTCATCGATTTCAAGGCCTGCTTGATAAGCTCCTGATTTATCTTTTTAACACGAATAGAATTGTTTGCGATTTGGTTTATTTTATTCACCTCTAGACTTTTGAAAATGGTTATTAAAAGTATTATCAATACTATAACTTGGCTCTATATAATTGTCTAGCAATCGACAGTTTTTTATTGTGGATTTTTTTGAAATGACATGTGGCTTTTAATCAACCTGCGGTGTCTAATTAAATGTAAGGTCAAGAGGAGGTTCTTACAATGTCTGGAGCTCATGACAAATCCACTGTTTATCCGGATGCACAGGGAGACAAGCAAAGCTTTGAAATCACTTATAATCAATATCGCGAAAGAATCCATAAATATCTTTTGTTGAAAGTAAACTCGGGTAGCGCGGAAGACTTAACGCAACAGGTTTTCTTAAAGGCCATGGAAAAAAATCATACATTTAAAGGCAATTCGAGCTTATTCACTTGGATCTTCAAAATCGCACAGAATATTGTGGAAAATGAATATCGGGGCTTTTATTTCATTACGCTTTTTTATAGACTGCACCTTGTTAGAGATCTCTGAGATTGTTGGAATGCGAGAAAGTGCGGTAAAGAACCGATTGTACCGTGCATTAGAGAAATTAAGAAGTGAACTAAAAGAGCTGTTGGTGAAGTAGACGCTCCTAATTGGTTCATGGGCACTTTTGAGGGAAACAAATTGAAAATTGTTTCTCCTTTGAATCCAGGGTCAGAGCATAAGTATGAAACTATTCTTAAATCCACGCTGCACTTGTTTACAATGTGGTTAATCAGTGACATTAATCCACTTGCTCCTAAATGGCTGTGTCAAGGGATTGAAGGATACGAAGTAAAACAAATGCCTGATGAGTTCATTAAAAATTCGACTTCAGAGCAAATTCATAATCTTGTTATTCCTACTTTTCAATAATTAAATTCCGAGGGCTGGGATCTTTAAACGATCCGAACTAGAGTTGCATGAACAATTTGTTGTATATTTAAAAAATAGATAGTTAGATTTCTATTCAAGGGAACCCAGAAGCCATCTGGATGACTTCTGGGCCCTGAATATTTCGATGGAATGCCTAATATGATTAGCGGGTTTAAATCAGAATGTTAGCTTTAATTGGCATCCGCTTGTATAACAAAAGCATATCTATATTCTTTTTCTCCCCAGCTTGCCGTTATGCTAAAGCCTCTATAGTCTTTTTTGTTCTCTTCGTAAAACGAACTCAATGAAGAAGCCATATGCTTTTCGATCGTAAAGGAATATTTACCGTCTTTTTTTGTAATTGGAACTTCTAGTGTTTCTCTGGATGAAAATTGATAAGCTCCACTCTTATTTAGTACGCTATCTTCGATCAATACATTATCTGGCTCAGGATCTCCAAAGTCTAGAGTAATGATTTCTCCGTTTTTTAAATATTGAATATTCTTTACTGCATCCTGCTCAAAGGCGAATTCAAATCCACTTGCTTCAGCGTTTGAGGATAAGTCACTCTTCGCGTTAGCTAATTTAGTGTTAGATAATGTTGTACTTTTAATTTCTTGATCTCCTGCGCTTATCTTAAGATCTCCTATATTACTCTCTGCACATCCACTTATACCTATTAAAGAAACTATTAAAAGAATAGACAGCATCATTTTTTTCATCGAACAATAATCCACCTTTTCCGAAGAGTTTCACAAAAAGACCACTTGTAATGAGTGTACACTATGGAAATTAATAGAATCAATGTTATATAATTCACTAAGATACAAGCTGAGAATGTTCACTCATAATTTGAACCGGGGACATAATCTAGGGAAAATTTATATTCGGCCAGCCAGAACCTTCTGGTTGGTCTTTTTAATGTGATGCGTCTACTTTGTAGGCGATTTCGTTATATTTAGTAGATTGGTAGATTGGAGGGGAATTAAATCGGAGAGGACAAATGGGTCACAGAAGCGCAGCAGGGCAATGAGGCAGCGGTGGAATTATTAATTCGGTATACCTATAGCGATATTTATCGATTCATCAGATGGAAAATACATAATGACGAATTAGCTTGGGATCTTGCACAGACGGTGTATGAAAAAGCATGGGCCAAGCTTGGCAGCTATCAAAATAAACAGGGGAGTTTTCGAGCTTGGTTGATGGCGATCGCGCAAAATGTCTGCATTGACTATTTTCGCAGCAAAAGTGCTCGGCAAGCAGAGTTGAATCAAAGCTTATCTGATGAAATCACAGTCGAAGGAGACTTTCTTGAAGGAATATTACTTCGTGAAGAGGTTAAGCAGGTATACGCCGCGATTTGCTCACTGCCAGAGGAACAGAGGGATGCGCTCTTGTTAAGGTATAAATATGAATTTACGTTTACAGAAATAGCTGCCGTAACTCATGAACCTGAATCAACTGTGAAGTCAAGGGTAAGTCGATCACTGATAAAATTACGCGATTTACTAAGGTATTCCAAGCAAGAGGATATATCCCAACCCCTAAAGAAAGGAGCAGGGAAATGAGGGTTAAACGTAACCATCAAGATTACCTCAATCTAAATTTACAGGATGAGATGACAGCAGAGTCTGTAGAGGAGATCGTGAATTCCATCAAGTGCATTCCTGAACCGCCACTCCTTGACGGTTTTGCAGAAGAAGCCATGAGCAGGTGGAGAAGATCCAAGCGGGCTTTACCTGCGCCAGTCCCACCAGTTCCTCTATTTGTACGGGAACAGATGAGGATTCTTTTTTCACAGGGATGGTGGAGAGAAGTTGTGCTTGGTGTGATCTTGTTTGTAGTAGGATATTTGGTTCTGAGTGTTACGGAGATTGTTAGCCCTATGTTTATTCTGTCCATCGTGGGTTGTATTCCTTTACTGGTGGTCGTCTCTCATACGGCTCGGAATACGCTCTGTGGAATGGGAGAACTCGCACGTAGTTTTAGAATCCCGTTGCATCGGTATGTGCAAGCTCGGTTCCTTATGGCAGGGCTGATCTCACTAATGATTAACTTTAGTGTTACTGCTATGGTAACCCCTTTAGGGGGAAAGGAGTTTATGCTGCGTATGACCTTGCTATGGTGCATCCCAATCCTAATGAATGCGGCGGTAGCGTCAGTATTATCTACGCTGATACGTAATTTTAGACAATTAACGACCGTACTCTTCAGTTTGCCTCTCTTTTGGATGATTTTATTTTCCGGAGAATTTGCAGTGAGCTGGACGACGTCGGTTGAGTTATTTTGGTTAATGGGATTGGGTGTTCTGTCGGCAGTGTTATTTGTCTTAGCCATGAGGTTTCAATCCAGAGTATTGAGCAAGGGAGGGTTTCTGATTGGAGCTTAAACTATGTAATATCGTACATGATTTCGGCAAAAAGCGAATTTTGAATACTATTAACCTTTCTATGTCACCTGGTGTGTATGGTCTTCTAGGACCTAACGGAACAGGAAAAACGACATTGATGCGTATTGTCGCAGATGTTCTGTATCCGACTCGTGGAAATGTACTTTTAGATGGACAAAACAAGGATGACATGGGGGATCAGTACCGGGCTCAGATTGGTTATTTACCACAGGAACTGGGGATGTACAATCATTTTTCAGCTCGTGATTTCTTGTATTATGTTGCTGCCCTAAAGGGGTTGACCAAGAAGGAGGCGAGTGATCGTATAGAGGTTCTGGCTCAAACGGTTAATCTATCCGGTGAAATGGATAAAAAATGCGGAAAGTACTCCGGCGGGATGAAGCGTAGACTCGGTATCGCACAAGCATTGCTTAATAATCCGAGCATCCTCATATTGGATGAGCCCACAGTAGGACTTGACCCCTCGGAACGCGTAAGATTTCGTAATTTAATTTCTGAAATCTCAAATGAGCGCATCGTTATTTT
It contains:
- a CDS encoding RNA polymerase sigma factor, yielding MELLIRYTYSDIYRFIRWKIHNDELAWDLAQTVYEKAWAKLGSYQNKQGSFRAWLMAIAQNVCIDYFRSKSARQAELNQSLSDEITVEGDFLEGILLREEVKQVYAAICSLPEEQRDALLLRYKYEFTFTEIAAVTHEPESTVKSRVSRSLIKLRDLLRYSKQEDISQPLKKGAGK
- a CDS encoding RNA polymerase sigma factor translates to MSGAHDKSTVYPDAQGDKQSFEITYNQYRERIHKYLLLKVNSGSAEDLTQQVFLKAMEKNHTFKGNSSLFTWIFKIAQNIVENEYRGFYFITLFYRLHLVRDL
- a CDS encoding ABC transporter ATP-binding protein — translated: MELKLCNIVHDFGKKRILNTINLSMSPGVYGLLGPNGTGKTTLMRIVADVLYPTRGNVLLDGQNKDDMGDQYRAQIGYLPQELGMYNHFSARDFLYYVAALKGLTKKEASDRIEVLAQTVNLSGEMDKKCGKYSGGMKRRLGIAQALLNNPSILILDEPTVGLDPSERVRFRNLISEISNERIVILSTHIVSDVDHIAKQVLLMGRGELLRQGTIKELTNELQGEVWEAHVPGRLLAQIEENGTVVNVQQTDTGLVVRVVSKTLPVENARMVNPSLEDVYMHYFRRG
- a CDS encoding sugar O-acetyltransferase translates to MATNKENMIAGKLYMAGGEELAKDNKRSRMLTRLFNNTTEEQGEYRVELLKQLFESTGESLYVEPPFRCDYGSNITVGNNFYANFDCIILDVAKVTIGNNVLFGPRVGVYTAGHPIDADVRISMLEFGTPITIGNNVWVGGNAVINPGVKIGNNVIIGAGSVVTKDIPDNVIAVGNPCKVLRAITEDDKQHWEKLKEEYYRDIEQ
- a CDS encoding RNA polymerase sigma factor, with protein sequence MNIGAFISLRFFIDCTLLEISEIVGMRESAVKNRLYRALEKLRSELKELLVK
- a CDS encoding ROK family protein, with amino-acid sequence MATCGNILNELLETGEVIETELEASNGGRPARRFIYNADFSYIACIYAKIEDGQKSITYAVTNSVGDRVDHGWMELEYIDAAAIDHLLDTLIQQYNNIKAVGIGIPGLAHQGVINICDIKELINAPLESLLREKYELEVTIENDMNLTVYGFYKQQDYEEDKTIVVVTFIKGAFPGAGMMIDGHIHKGNTRFAGEVSFLPFGISREQQLSSLDHTDTFIPLAAHTISSLIAIINPETIALTGEQVKQENVRPIYQRCLEVIPEEHMPHLIVLDQPDDHYMNGLIAITLESLTYSLQLVEKRR